From a single Callithrix jacchus isolate 240 chromosome 5, calJac240_pri, whole genome shotgun sequence genomic region:
- the PYCR1 gene encoding pyrroline-5-carboxylate reductase 1, mitochondrial isoform X3: MSLSRWPTKKPCTENPSQAPLTIRRPSRRGSPHTQAPLTRRLPSHAGSPHGQAPLTGRLPSRAGSPHTQAPLTRRLPSRAVSPHTQAPLTGSLPSHAGSPHGQAPLTRRLPSHAGSPHTQAPLTGRLPSHAGSPHGQAPLTRRLPSHAGSPHGQAPLTRRLPSHAGSPHGQAPLTGRLPSHAGSPHGQAPLTGRLPSHAGSPHTQAPLTGRLPSRAGSPHTQAPLTGRLPSRAGSPHTQAPLTGRLPSRAGSPHTQAPLTGRLPSRAGSPHGQAPLTRRLPSHAGSPHTQAPLTGRLPSHAGSPHTQAPLTRRLPSHAGSPHTQAPLTRRLPSHAGSPHTQAPLTGRLPSHAGSPHGQAPLTRRLPSHAGSPHTQAPLTRRLPSRAGSPHTQAPLTRRLPSRAGSPHTQAPLTGRLPSHAGSPHTQAPLTGRLPSHAGSPHTQAPLTRRLPSHAGSPHGQAPLTRRLPSRAGSPHTQAPLTRRLPSRAGSPHAPAPLTRRLPSRAGSPHGQAPLTRRLPSRAGSPHTQAPLTGRLPSRAGSPHGQAPLTRRLPSRAGSPHTQAPLTGRLPSHAGSPHTQAPLTRRLPSRAGSPHAQASLGPPLRQRPQTSSASPGKRYSEKRDCLCRAGVNCGGFGPGVSGQHERGLHRCWPAGFCPGQGLHSSRCAVLYPPSWEWGGTEARTGREEELFPLSGILAAHKIMASSPDMDLDTVSALRKIGVKLTPHNKETVQHSDVLFLAVKPHIIPFILDEIGADIEDRHIVVSCAAGVTISSIEKAFTALDALADGGVKMGLPRRLAVRLGAQALLGAAKMLLHSEQHPGQLKDHVCSPGGATIHALHVLESGGFRSLLINAVEASCIRTRELQSMADQEQVSPAAIKKTILDKVKLDSPAGASLSPSGHAKLLPHSLAPAGKKD; this comes from the exons ATGTCCCTGTCCCGGTGGCCCACGAAAAAGCCTTGCACGGAGAACCCCTCACAAGCGCCCCTGACAATTAGACGCCCCTCACGGAGAGGCTCCCCTCACACGCAGGCTCCCCTCACACGCAGGCTCCCCTCACACGCAGGCTCCCCTCACGGGCAGGCTCCCCTCACGGGCAGGCTCCCCTCACGGGCAGGCTCCCCTCACACGCAGGCTCCCCTCACACGCAGGCTCCCCTCACGGGCAGTCTCCCCTCACACGCAGGCTCCCCTCACGGGCAGTCTCCCCTCACACGCAGGCTCCCCTCACGGGCAGGCTCCCCTCACACGCAGGCTCCCCTCACACGCAGGCTCCCCTCACACGCAGGCTCCCCTCACGGGCAGGCTCCCCTCACACGCAGGCTCCCCTCACGGGCAGGCTCCCCTCACACGCAGGCTCCCCTCACACGCAGGCTCCCCTCACGGGCAGGCTCCCCTCACACGCAGGCTCCCCTCACACGCAGGCTCCCCTCACGGGCAGGCTCCCCTCACGGGCAGGCTCCCCTCACACGCAGGCTCCCCTCACGGGCAGGCTCCCCTCACGGGCAGGCTCCCCTCACACGCAGGCTCCCCTCACACGCAGGCTCCCCTCACAGGCAGGCTCCCCTCACGGGCAGGCTCCCCTCACACGCAGGCTCCCCTCACGGGCAGGCTCCCCTCACGGGCAGGCTCCCCTCACACGCAGGCTCCCCTCACGGGCAGGCTCCCCTCACGGGCAGGCTCCCCTCACACGCAGGCTCCCCTCACGGGCAGGCTCCCCTCACGGGCAGGCTCCCCTCACGGGCAGGCTCCCCTCACACGCAGGCTCCCCTCACACGCAGGCTCCCCTCACACGCAGGCTCCCCTCACGGGCAGGCTCCCCTCACACGCAGGCTCCCCTCACACGCAGGCTCCCCTCACACGCAGGCTCCCCTCACACGCAGGCTCCCCTCACACGCAGGCTCCCCTCACACGCAGGCTCCCCTCACACGCAGGCTCCCCTCACACGCAGGCTCCCCTCACGGGCAGGCTCCCCTCACACGCAGGCTCCCCTCACGGGCAGGCTCCCCTCACACGCAGGCTCCCCTCACACGCAGGCTCCCCTCACACGCAGGCTCCCCTCACACGCAGGCTCCCCTCACGGGCAGGCTCCCCTCACACGCAGGCTCCCCTCACACGCAGGCTCCCCTCACGGGCAGGCTCCCCTCACACGCAGGCTCCCCTCACGGGCAGGCTCCCCTCACACGCAGGCTCCCCTCACACGCAGGCTCCCCTCACGGGCAGGCTCCCCTCACACGCAGGCTCCCCTCACACGCAGGCTCCCCTCACACGCAGGCTCCCCTCACACGCAGGCTCCCCTCACGGGCAGGCTCCCCTCACACGCAGGCTCCCCTCACGGGCAGGCTCCCCTCACACGCAGGCTCCCCTCACACGCAGGCTCCCCTCACGGGCAGGCTCCCCTCACGCGCCGGCTCCCCTCACGCGCAGGCTCCCCTCACGGGCAGGCTCCCCTCACGGGCAGGCTCCCCTCACACGCAGGCTCCCCTCACGGGCAGGCTCCCCTCACACGCAGGCTCCCCTCACGGGCAGGCTCCCCTCACGCGCCGGCTCCCCTCACGGGCAGGCTCCCCTCACACGCAGGCTCCCCTCACGGGCAGGCTCCCCTCACACGCAGGCTCCCCTCACGGGCAGGCTCCCCTCACACGCAGGCTCCCCTCACACGCAGGCTCCCCTCACACGCAGGCTCCCCTCACGCGCCGGCTCCCCTCACGCGCAGGCGTCCCTCGGACCGCCCCTCCGCCAGCGTCCTCAGACCTCTAGTGCAAGTCCCGGGAAGCGCTACTCAGAGAAGCGCGA CTGCCTCTGCAGAGCCGGTGTCAACTGTGGGGGCTTTGGGCCAGGGGTCTCCGGACAGCATGAGCGTGGGCTTCATCGGTGCTGGCCAGCTGGCTTTTGCCCTGGCCAAGGGCTTCACAGCAGCAG GTGTGCTGTCTTATACCCTCCTTcctgggaatggggagggacagaggcCAGAACTGGCCGTGAAGAGGAGCTCTTTCCCCTCTCAGGCATCCTGGCTGCCCACAAGATAATGGCCAGCTCCCCAGACATGGATCTGGACACAGTTTCTGCCCTCAGG AAGATCGGGGTGAAGCTGACACCCCATAACAAGGAGACGGTGCAGCACAGTGATGTGCTCTTCCTGGCCGTGAAGCCACACATCATCCCCTTCATCCTGGATGAGATAGGTGCCGACATCGAGGATAGGCACATCGTGGTGTCCTGCGCAGCCGGTGTCACCATTAGCTCCATTGAGAAG GCGTTCACAGCCCTGGATGCTCTGGCTGATGGGGGCGTGAAGATGGGGCTTCCAAGGCGCCTGGCAGTCCGCCTCGGGGCCCAGGCCCTCCTG GGGGCTGCCAAGATGCTGCTGCACTCGGAACAGCACCCAGGCCAGCTCAAGGACCACGTCTGCTCTCCTGGTGGGGCCACCATCCATGCCTTGCACGTGCTGGAAAGTGGGGGCTTCCGCTCCCTGCTCATCAACGCCGTGGAAGCCTCCTGCATCCGCACACG GGAGCTGCAGTCCATGGCTGACCAGGAGCAGGTGTCCCCAGCCGCCATCAagaagaccatcctggacaaagTGAAGCTGGATTCCCCTGCAGGGGCTTCTCTGTCACCTTCTGGCCACGCCAAGCTGCTCCCCCACAGCCTGGCCCCAGCAGGCAAGAAGGATTGA